The Tripterygium wilfordii isolate XIE 37 chromosome 17, ASM1340144v1, whole genome shotgun sequence genome has a window encoding:
- the LOC119981842 gene encoding uncharacterized protein LOC119981842 codes for MHRQSIFMASQGTFAEDAFILLDRSWQLQQPDPNSESLERALNLFVSQIFGRTTHSRFGIPLNINEDSCCNIRQESQLVQLICKSKLIIWYEAPMTNKYSFEALDKTLRDVLRLTKNMRLQTSCQDSALSNIREFSEWILNIGDGEIGDYNDGEGIVEISDDLLIKDSDNPLAERTILAPTIEIVQTVNDFMLSLVAGEELTYFSSDSACKADVNVDSHEDLYTIEFLNFITSSGLPNSELKLKKLRLLVGHKVFIPRMMLSPLDSRLPLFQRRQYSLAICFAMTINKSQGQSLSHVGLYLSREEQIGLERISPDLEAWAS; via the exons ATGCATCGCCAATCAATTTTTATGGCCTCTCAGGGCACTTTTGCAGAGGACGCATTTATCCTCCTTGATCGAAGCTGGCAACTACAACAACCCGATCCTAATAGTGAATCACTAGAGAGggcatt GAATCTATTTGTTTCTCAAATTTTCGGTAGAACAACTCATTCTAGATTTGGAATTCCTTTGAATATTAATGAGGACTCTTGTTGTAATATTAGACAGGAAAGTCAATTGGTTCAACTAATCTGTAAGTCCAAGCTCATAATATGGTATGAAGCCCCTATGACTAACAAATAttcatttgaagctttggacaaGACCTTGAGGGAT GTTTTAAGATTGACAAAAAATATGAGACTTCAGACGAGTTGTCAAGATTCAGCATTAAGCAATATAAGAGAGTTCTCGGAATGGATACTAAACATCGGTGATGGTGAAATTGGTGATTATAATGATGGAGAGGGAATTGTAGAAATTTCAGATGATCTTCTTATCAAGGACTCAGACAATCCCTTGGCA GAGAGGACAATTCTTGCGCCTACAATTGAAATTGTGCAAACGGTGAATGACTTTATGCTTTCATTAGTTGCAGGTGAAGAATTGACTTATTTTAGTTCCGACAGTGCATGCAAAGCAGATGTGAATGTCGATAGCCATGAAGATTTATACACAATAGAATTCTTAAATTTCATTACATCTTCCGGTCTTCCAAACTCTGAATTAAAATTGAAG AAGCTAAGGTTATTGGTGGGTCACAAGGTATTTATTCCTCGAATGATGCTATCCCCATTAGATTCTCGATTGCCATTATTTCAGAGAAGACAGTATTCATTAGCTATTTGTTTTGCCATGACAATAAATAAAAGTCAAGGACAATCACTTTCTCATGTTGGTTTGTATTTGTCAAG AGAAGAGCAAATCGGGTTAGAACGAATATCACCCGATCTTGAAGCATGGGCTAGCTGA
- the LOC119982209 gene encoding rRNA-processing protein FCF1 homolog, whose protein sequence is MGRAKKGPKFAAMKKLVTSKALKHYKEEVLNPNKKDLSKEKLPRNVPQTPSALFFTHNTALGPPYRVLVDTNFINFSIQNKLDLEKGMMDCLYAKCTPCITDCVMAELEKLGQKYRVALRIAKDPRFDRMPCTHKGTYADDCIVDRVTQHKCYIVATCDRDLKRRIRKIPGVPIMYITKHKYSIERLPEATVGGAPRF, encoded by the exons ATGGGGAGAGCTAAAAAGGGTCCTAAGTTTGCCGCCATGAAGAAGCTCGTCACCTCTAAAGCTCTAAAACA TTATAAGGAAGAGGTTTTGAATCCAAACAAGAAAGATCTTAGCAAGGAAAAGCTTCCAAGAAATGT GCCGCAAACCCCTTCGGCGCTCTTCTTCACACACAACACTGCATTGGGGCCACCATATAGAGTTTTGGTCGATACCAACTTCATCAATTTCTCCATCCAGAATAAA TTGGATCTCGAGAAGGGAATGATGGACTGCTTATATGCAAAAT GCACTCCTTGCATTACGGATTGTGTGATGGCGGAGCTCGAGAAGTTAGGGCAGAAATATCGTGTAGCTCTAAG GATTGCTAAGGATCCTCGTTTTGATAGAATGCCCTGCACCCATAAAGGGACTTATGCTGATGACTGCATTGTTGATAGAGTTACTCAG CATAAATGCTACATTGTTGCTACCTGTGATCGAGACTTGAAGCGAAGGATACGCAAG ATCCCTGGTGTGCCAATCATGTACATTACTAAACACAAGTATTCAATTGAACGATTGCCCGAAGCAACTGTTGGTGGAG CTCCGAGATTTTGA